CCTGCGCAACGTGCATGCCGCGCAGTACGCGTTGCGCATGGCGGCCGCAGAGGCCGGCGCGTTCGCCTACGATGCGGCATTCCCGGGCCTCGACGACGAAGCCGGCTTCCGTGCGGAAGCCGACGCCGCGCGCGCGCTCGGTTTCGCAGGCAAGAGTTGCGTGCATCCGCGCCAGGTGGCATGGGCGAACGACCTCTTCGCGCCTTCGGCGAAAGAGATCGACGACGCGCGCCGTACCGTGCAGAAGGCGGACGAGGCAGGCGAAGGCGCCTTCGCCGTGGATGGCCGCATGGTGGATGCGCCTTTCCTGGCGCGGGCACGCGCCGTACTGGCGCTTGCAGATCGTGACAAGGGGACAGCATGAAACATCCGGCAGTGCGGTCCGCGACCGCCCGCATCCAGCGCGCGGCGATGCATGCGCTCGTGCTGTTGGCTTGGGCGATCGTGGGCGGGGCAGCATCGCCTGCACATGCGGAAAGCCTGACGACGGTGCGGCAGGAGGTGCTGCCTGCGCCCTCCGCCGGCACGATGGGCGATGTCCATGCCGTCGGCAATGCGCTGGTGGCGTTCCACGAGGGCACTGCGTGGCAACTGCCGGCGGGCGCGAAGGCCTGGCAACCGCTCCCCCTCGGTGCGGACATCCCCGTGCCGGCCACCTGGGTCGGCGCCGCCAAAGGCACGCTCTACCTGCTGCAGACAGCGGGCGACGGCCAGGCATCCGCCGGGGTTTCAGTCGCGGCGCTGGAACAGGGGCGGCTGGTGCTGCGCACGCTGCCGGCGTGGCCTGCGCCGCTGCGGGACGTCAGGCTCGCAGAAGCGGAAGGACAGCTGTATGCCGGCGGTCTCGACGCGACAGGCTCACCGCGCCTCTACCAGGTGACGCTCGCCGCCGCATCGATGGGCTGGACCGCGCTCGATGCCTGGCCTTCGGGCGGTGCTTCCAGCCTTCTCGCGCAACGCGGCGACCTGTTCGCGACCGTGCCCGGCGCCGGCGGCGACGCGCTCTGGCGCTGGCATCGGGAAACAGGATGGACGCCGATGCCTGCACTGCCCGGCCGGCTGGTGCCGCAGGCGGCCCGCACGATCGGACAGGCGCACCTGCTGTATCTGGTTTCCGAAGGCGGCGTGGATGCGCCCCGACTGGTGACATTCCACACCATCACCAAGGCCTGGGCCACGCTGCCCGCGACCGTGCCGCCCGGTGTCGCGGGCGTGACGGCCTGGGGTGACGGTCTGGCATGGTCGGGCCCGGATGGCAAGCTCAACACCTTGCAGCTGCAGTCCGGCAAGCACCTGCTGACGTGGCTGGACTGGCTGGTGATCGTGGTCTACCTGGCCGCGATGATCGGCATCGGCCTGTACTTCTACCTGCGCGAGAAGCGCAACTCCACCGAGAACTTCTTCGTCGGCAGCCGCACCATCCCGTTCTGGGCCGCGGGCCTGAGCCTGTATGCGGTCAACACCAGCTCGATCAGCTTCATCGCGATCCCCGCGAAAGCCTTCGAGACCAACTGGCAATACCTCACCAACAACCTCATCGCCGTGCTCGGCCTGATGTTCGTGGCGGTGTGGATCGTGCCGTTGCTGCGCCGGTTGAACCTGATGTCGACGTTCTCCTACCTGGAGACGCGCTTCCACCCGAGCATCCGCATGCTGGCCAGCGCGCTGGCGATCCTGATGCAGATCGGCAGCCGGATGAGCGTGATCCTGTTCCTGCCGGCGCTCGCCATCTCCACCATCACCGGCATCGACGTGGTCTGGAGCGTGTGGCTGATGGGTGGGTTCACCATCATCTACACCGCGATGGGCGGCATGAAGGCGGTCATCTGGACGGACGTGGTCCAGGTCATCGTGAAGATGGGCGGTGCGATCTTCGCGATCCTCTTCATCGTCTGGACGCTGAAGGGCGGCTTCGGCGAGTTCACCCAGATCGCGATGGCGGAGGACAAGACGAAGCTGTTCGATTTCAGCTTCGACCTGACCAAGGCCACGGTCTGGGGCTTCATCTTCCTCGTGCTGTTCGAGGTGGTGCTGACCTTCCCGAAGGACCAGGTGCTGATGCAGCGCGTGCTGTCGACGAAGTCGGACAAGGAAGCCGGGCGCTCGGTGTGGGCCTTCGCCGCGATCATGATTCCCGGCGGTTTCGTCTTCTACGGCATCGGCACGGCGCTGTTCGTCTACTACAAGAACAATCCCGAGCGGATGAATCCCCTGCTGCCGGTCGACGCGACCTTCCCGCTGTTCATCGCCGCGGAACTGCCGATGGGCGTGACCGGCCTGATCATCGCCGGCATCTTCGCCGCCGCGATGGCGACGCTGTCGGGCATCATGAATTCGGTGGCCACGCTGATCACCGTCGACTTCTACGAGCGTTTCGCCAAGGACACGTCGCAGAAGAAGGGCGTGTTCTTCGCCGAGATCATGACGGTGGTGGTCGGCTTGGTCGGCATTGGCGCCGCGCTGGTGCTGTCGCGTTTCGACATCGGTTCGCTGTTCGACGTATCGATCGAGTTGGCCGGCCTGCTCGGCGGCGGTTTCGCCGGCGCGTACACGCTGGGCATGTTCACCCGCCGGGCGAATTCGCAGGGCGTGGCGATCGGCATCGTCACCGCGATCGTGCTGACGTTCGTGGCGTGGTGGTTCGACCTCGTGCACCCGTATTTCTACCTGGCCATCTCCATCCTGGTCTGCGTGGTGGTGGGTTACCTGGCCAGCCTGTTCTTCCCGGCGCCCGCGCGTTCGCTGGAGGGCCTGACGATCCACCGGCAGGACGCCGTGAACACGGCCGACTGAGCGCATGGGCCATAGGTCCCATCGTCGGCGCGCCGCGCCTCGTGTAGCCTGAGGGCAGCAGGGGAGGCGCGTGGACACCCAGTTCCTGAATACCTTCGTGGTGGTCGCCGACCGGGGCTCGATGGCCGCGGCAGCGCGCGTGCTCAACATCACCCCGGCCGCCGTCGCCCAGCAGATCCGCACGCTGGAACGCGAACTCGGCGCGCCGCTGATCGCGCGCGCCGGTCGCACCGTCAGCCTGACCGAGGAGGGCTCGCGCATCCTGCAGCGCGCCCGCGACCTGCTGCGCGATGTGGCCGACATGCGCAGCGTCGCCAACGACAGTGAAGTCTCCGGCGAATTGCGGCTGGGCGCCTGTCCCACCGCGCTGGCCGGCATGCTGCCCGACATCCTGGCGCGCATGGTCGATGCCTTCCCGCAGATCAACGTCTACATCCGCCCCGGCTATTCAGCGGAGCTGTACCGTGCCGTGGAGAACGGCGAGCTGGATGCCGCGCTCGTCCTGCAGGCGCCCTACAACCTGCCCAAGACCTGCGACTGGCAGCTGTTGCGCGAGGAGCCGCTGGTGGTCATCGCCCCGGCGCGCCTGGCCGGCCGCGATCCGCACGAATTGCTGCGCAGCGAGCCGCTGATCCGCTACGACCGCAACCAGTGGGGCGGCCGCGTGGCGGACGATTACCTGCGCCGCGCCGGCATCGTGCCGCACGAGCGCTTCGAACTGAACGGGCTCAACGCCATCGCCGTCATGGTGGACCGCGGCCTGGGCGTGTCGCTGGTGCCGGACTGGGCCAAGCCGTGGCCCGAGGGCCTGGACCTGGTCCGCATCCCCCTGCCGATGCCCAGCGAACCGCGCCGCATCGGCATGGTGTGGTCGCGTTCGACGGTGCGGATCCGCCTGGTGACCGTGCTGCTGCAGGAAAGCCGTGCCACGGCGGGGCAACCCTGACCGGCGCAATGCGTCGTCATGTTGCAGTGCACGCTACAAAAACTAGCCTGTGAACATATCCGCGGGCGATTCTTCCGTGACGCACGTCCGCCTAGGCTTCGAACATCGTCGGGTTCGAGCGTCTGGGAGGAACGCTGGGCACGCCGGCCGCCGGGAGCGGCCTTTCTCGCACACACCCTTGCCATGCGGCCGGCGCATCGCGCGCCGCCGCCCACCCCGCATCTCGAGAACTGACCATGAAACAGGTACCCGCCGCGTTCGGCGTCTTCTTGCTGGCCGCCGCCGTCAGCGCCAGCGTCAAGGCCCAACAGAACACTCCGCTGCCGCCGCAGGACGCGACGACCGAAGAAGCCAAGGCCAAGGACGCCGTCGACCTGGATCAGGTGATCGTCACCGGCGTGCGCGCACCGAAAGCCGTGGACAAGATCCCTGGCGCGGTGTCGCTGGTCAGCAAGGAAGAAATCGCACACACGCTGTTGGTCACCGAAGACGCGACCGCCGTGCTGGCGCGCACCGTGCCCGGCTACGCGGAAGCCTCCCAGGCCATGAGCAACAGCGGCGAGACGCTGCGCGGACGCGTGGCGCTGCGCCTGTTCGACGGCGTGCCGCAGGGCTCGCCGTTGCGCGACGGCAGCCGCAATGCGACGTTCACCGACATGGGCATCGTCGGCCGCGTGGAAGTGATCAACGGTCCTTCCGCCTCGGAAGGCGTGGGCGCATCGGGCGGCATCATCAACTACATCTCCACCGTGCCGACCAAGGAAGGCAGCGAGTTCCGCTTCCTGAGCCGCTACTCCACCCAGTTCAAGGACGACAGCGCCGGCTGGAAGCTGGGCCTGAACTACGCCTACAAGCAGGACAACTACGACCTGGTCGCCGGCGTGTCGAGGATCGACCGCGGCATGGGATACGACGCCGACGGCGTGCGCCTGGGCATGAACACCAGTGGTTCGCTGCACGATTCGGTGACCCGCAACCTGTTCGTCAAGGGCGGCATCAACTTCGGCGAAGATCTCGAGAAGCGCCTGCAGGTCAGCTACAGCGACTTCAAGATCGAAGGCAACGGCAACTACATCCAGGTCGACGGCTGCCGCTACGAGCCGGGTTGGTGCGAAGACCCGCACCCGAACACCTCGGAGCGCGGCCATATCTTCGGCAGCAAGGCGGAGTTCAACGACTTCCGCCAGATCAACGTGCAGTACACGGACGCCGATTTCTTCGGCGGCACGCTGAACCTCAACGCCTACTGGGCCGACCAGGCCATGCGCTATCCGCCGGAGAACGGCAGCGATCGCCAGGACCCGGATATCCCGCCCAATGGTCCGGATGGCCTGATCTGGGACCAGTCCGAGATCAATTCGGACAAGGTCGGCTTCCGCCCTTCGTGGGTGCGCGGCCAGCTGTTCGGCGTGGATGGCCTGGAGTTGCGCGCGGGCGTGGACTGGGTGCGCGACAAGGCCGACCAGCGCCTGGCGCTGACCAACCGCCTGTGGGTGCCGCCGATGACGTATGAAAGCGTCGCGCCGTACGCGCAGCTGAGCTGGGATGTCGGTCCGTTGACCTTCAGCGGCGGCATCCGCCACGAGGACGGCGAACTCAGCGTGGACGACTACACCACGACCTGGTTCCGCAATCGCGTGTTCGTGGAAGGCGGCACGCTGTCGTACACCGAGACGCTGTACAACCTGGGCGCCATCTGGCGCATCACCGACCAGTGGTCCGTGTTCGCGGCGTATGGCGAAGGCTTCGGCCTGCCGAACGTCGGCATCCCGTTGCGCAACATCAATTATCCGGGCCAGAGCGTCAACGGCATCATCGACCTTCAGCCGATCGTGGTCGACAACCGCGAGGTGGGCGTCAACTGGCGTGGCGACGCGACCTCGTTCAGTGCGTCGTACTACGACTCCCAGGCTGATTTCGGCACCTCGCTGGCGATCGATCCCGCCACCAACGACTTCGTGCTGAACCGTGCACCGACCCGCATCAAGGGCTTCGAATTCTCCGGCGACTGGAACATCAACGAAGACTGGAAGCTGAGCGGCATCTACTCGCGCATCCGCGGCAAGACCGCCTTCTGGAACGCGGACACCATCGGTCGCTATCCCGCCGGCGGTCTGAACAAGCCGATGGGTGCGCTGGACGTCAACCCGGACAAGATCGCGCTGAGCGTGCGCTGGAAGTTCAACGAAGACGGCGACGTGACCCTGGGCTCGACCACGCTGCTGTCGCGCGACCTGACCGGCAGCGACGTGCGCGAATTCGATGGCGCCACCTACTCGTACTCCGAGCACACCACCGGCTACACGCTGTTCGACCTGGGCATGAACTACCGGGTCGAGAAGTGGGGCCGCTTCTCGCTGGGCGTCGAGAACCTCGCGAACAAGCAGTACATCCTGACCTGGTCGCAGGTCCCGGGCTTCCGCAACTACTGGGCGGGCCGTGGCCGCATGTACTCCTTCACCTACGAGTACACGTTCTGACCCACGATCCTCGGATGCCGGCACTCCCCCACGCTGCGTCCACCCGCGCCGTCGCCTCTCCCGGGCGGCGCGGGTTCTGGATGGTCCTGATGCTCTCGCTCGCCGCCTGTGCGACGGCCACGCCGCCGTCCAGCGCGCCTGCACGCGCACCGATGGATGCCGTGCTGGCGCAGGCCACCGGTGAAACGGGGTATCTGGGTGCGGTCGCTCTGGTGGCCGACCACGGCACCGTGGTGTACCGCGGCACGTTCGGGCATGCCGATCTGCAGGGTCGGCAGCGGCTGCGCGAGGACGCGATCTTCCGCATCTATTCGATGACCAAGCCCGTCACCTCGGTGGCGGCACTGATGCTGGTGGAAGAGGGTCGACTGCAGCTCGATGCCCCGGTCGCCACCTACCTGCCGGCGTTCGCCGGCCTGCGGCGTCTCGACGGTGGCAGCGTCGAGGCGCATGTGCTGGTGCCGGTGCAGCGACCGCTGACCGTTCGGCACCTGCTGACGCATACGGCCGGGTTCGCCACGGGCGGCGACGACATTCGCGTCGCGACGGCCCTGCTGCAGGCGCAGGCACCGGAAGACGCCCCGGATCTCGCTGGCTATGCCGACCGCGTCGCACGCGCGCCGCTGGCGACGGAACCGGGCACACGCTTCCGCTACGACGGCGTCAATACCGAAATCCTCGCCCGCGTGATCGAGGTGGCGAGCGGGCAACCGTTCGATGCTTTCCTGCGCACGCGCATCCTGCTGCCGTTGCGGATGGACGACACCGGATTCGACGTGCCTGCCGCGCAGCGAGGTCGCATCATGCCGCTCACCACACGCGACGCGCAGGGTCGGCGAAAATTGGCCGATACACCGTCTGCACGAGAGCCCGGCGTCCGGCTGCGCGCCTACACCAGTGGTGCCGGCGGCCTGTATTCCACCGCCGCCGACTACCTGCGTTTCGCCCGCATGCTCGCCGAAGGTGGTGTGCTGGACGGGGTGCGCCTGCTGCGCGAGGACACGGTGGCGATGATGATGTCCGACCAGCTGGGCCGCTTCGATCCACCGGTACCCGCGCCCGAACCGGGCGAGGGCTTCGGCCTGGGCGGCTATGTCGTCACCGATCCGGCCACCAGCGCACGGCCGGGATCGCGCGGGCAGTTCGGCTGGTCCGGTGCCGCGTCCACGTACTTCACCATCGACCGCGAGCGCGGCCTGGTGATCCTGCTGATGTCGCAACACCTGCCGTCGGGCGATGCGCCGGCGCTGCCGAAGATCGCCACGCCGTTCTACCGCGCGGTCTACGAAGCGGTGACGCCGTGAGCCGCGGCCACGGCGGCGTGCTGGTCGCGGGATCGGCGAACCTCGATTTCGTCGTGCGCGCGGCCCATGTGCCGGCACCGGGCGAGACCGTGCTCGGCCGCGCGTTCGCGACGTTCCCCGGCGGAAAGGGCGGCAACCAGGCCGTGGCCAGCGCGCGTGCCGGCGGCGCGCCCACGCGCATGCTGCTGGCGCTCGGCGACGACCCGTATGCCGCGGTCCTCGAAACCGCACTGACCGACGCGGACGTCGTCCTGCACATCGTGCGCGTACCCGACACCGCCAGCGGTACCGCCTTCATCTGCCTGTCCGACGACGCGGAGAACGCGATCACCGTCGCACCGGGCGCCAATGCCGGACTGCTGCCGCACCACCTGCCGTCGCTGCGCGGGATCAGCCACCTGCTGCTGCAGCTGGAGACGCCGCTGGAGAGCGTGGCGAGCTATGCGCGGCTCGCCCGCGAGGCCGGCGTGCGCGTGGTGCTGAATGCCGCGCCGGCCACGACGCTGCCGCCCGGCCTGCTGGACAGCGTCGACGTGCTCGTCGTCAACGAGGGCGAACTGGCCACGCTCGCCGGCGAGGGCAGCGTGGCCGCCCAGGCGGCGCGACTGCCGGTGCCGTGCGTGGTCGTCACGCTCGGCGCGCGGGGCTGTTTCGCGCGCCGCGGCGCGGAAATCTTCCTGCAGCCTGCGTTCCCGATCGAAGCCGTCGATACCACCGCGGCCGGCGACACGTTCTGCGGCGCGCTGGCCGCACGCCTGGCCGAACATGCGGGACTGGCGGACGCGCTACGCTTCGCCAGCGCGGCTTCCGCACTGGCCTGTACCCGGCTGGGCGCGCAGACCAGCATCCCGACCCGCCCGGAAGTCGAAGCCTGGCTCGCCGGGCGTGACGACGCGGGCTCGCGACAGGCCGCCCTGGCGACCTACTGCAGCCTTCCCGGTTCCTGATCCATCGTCCTGATCCAAGATCTCCCCCATGAGCCTTCCCTCTTCTTCCGATTCCCACGATGCCGCCGGGCATGACGACGCGCCGCACGTGGTGAAGACCGAGTACAAGTTTTCGCACGTCACCACCCAGCGCTACCTGCCGACGCCGGGCAAGGCACCCGGCTGGCCGTTCGCCGATATCGGCCAATGGAAGATCGATGCCAATGCGTCGGCCGACGACTGGGTCGCCGAGCTCAAGGATTGGCGGCGCGAACACCTGACCCGCATCGGCTACGACGACGCCAACTACCGCCGGCCGGAACTGCAGTGGGCGCAGCGCAACTTCGTGCATGCGCAGGTGATGGTCGAGGACCGGTATCTCTACGATCCCGTCGCCGGCCGCTACACCGTCGACCGTTACCTCGATGATCTGGACGCGCGCTTCGGCGGCCTCGACAGCGTGCTGCTGTGGTGCGTGTATCCCAACATCGGCGTGGACGACCGCAACCAGTTCGACCTGGCGCGCAGCCTGCCCGGCGGACTCGAGGCCCTGCGCGGCGCCGTCGACGATTTCCACCGTCGTGGCGTGCGCGTGTTCCTCACCACCATGCCGTGGGACAACGGCACCCGCGACGAAGGCGGGCCGGACTGGCAGGCCATCGCGGAGATCGTCAAGGCGGTCGGTGCGGACGGCATCAATGGCGACACCTACAACGGCGTGCCGCGCGCGTTCTTCGACGCGTGCGACGCGCTCGGCCATCCGGTGGTCGTACAGCCGGAGTCCACGATCAGCGCCGAGGAGCACCTGATCTGGAACGTGCAGAGCTGGGGCAAGAAGGCGCCGAACGAAGTCGTGCCGCCGGTGGCGAAGTTCAAGTGGCTGGAACCGCGCCACATGATCAACTACGAGAACCGCTGGGGCCGCGACCGCAACCACGATCTGCAGTACATCTTCTTCAATGGCGTGGGCTACAACGCGTGGGAGAACGTGTGGGGCCTGTGGAACCAGCTGACCCCGCGCGATGCGGAATCGCTGCGCCGGATCGCCGCGATCTACCGCCGCTTCCCGTCGCTGTTCGTCAGCCTGGACTGGCGCCCGTACGAACGCACGCTGCAGGCGGGCATCTTCGCCAGCCGCTTCCCGGGCGAGTGGCGCATGCTGTGGACCCTGGTCAACCGCCACGAGTATCCGATCGAAGGCGAACAGCTTGCCGTGCCGCATGTCGAAGGCACGCGATACTTCGATCTGTGGAACGGCACGCCACTGCAACCGCGCATCATCGACGGCCAGGCGATCCTCGAGACCACGCTGGAAGGCCGGGGCTTCGGCGCGCTGTTGGCGTCGCGCGGGGAGACGGACGAAGAAGGCCTCGATGCATTTCTCGCCCAGATGGCCGAGCGTGCCGCCACATCGCTGTCTTCGCTGTCAGCCAAATGGACCGCATTGCCGCAGACCCTGCAGGCGATCGCTCCGACGGCGCCGCAGGCCACCGCGCCCGAGGGCATGGTGACGATTCCTGCTGGCGAGTTTCTGTTCGCCGTGCAGGGCATCGAGATCGAAGGGCAGGTGTGGGAGGGCGTGGACGTGCAGTACCCGTGGGAACCCACGGCGCGTCGCCACCATCGCCGTCGCATGCAGGTCGCCGCCTTCCACATCGATCGCCACCCTGTGACGAACGCGCAGTTCAAGGCCTTCATCGACGCGACGTCGTATGCCCCGCAGGATGCGCAGCATTTCCTGCGCGACTGGCGCAACGGCGCGCCGCAGGCGGGGTGGGAACACAAGCCCGTTACCTGGGTGTCGCTGGAAGACGCACGCGCCTACGCGGCGTGGGCGTGCAAGCGCCTGCCGCATGGCTGGGAATGGCAGTACGCGGCGCAGGGCACCGATGGCCGGCTGTATCCATGGGGCGATGCCTGGCGCGACGACGCCGCACCGCCGGTGTTCCGCGGCCGCACCTTGCCGCCGCCGGCCGACGTGGGCGCGCATCCTATGGGTGCGAGTCCGTTCGGCGTGATGGATCTGGTGGGTCACGTCTGGCAGTGGACCGACGAGTTCCACGATGAGCACACGCGCGCCGCCGTCGTGCGCGGCGGCAGCGATTATGAGCCGCGCACCTCGCACTGGTATTTCCCGCAGGCCAAGCGGTTGGACCAGCACGGCAAGCTGCTGCTGATGGCGCCGGGCAAGGACCGCTCCGGGCGTATCGGCTTCCGTTGCGTGGTGGACGCGGCGTGAACCTGCGCGGGCGCGCATCCGAGCGGTCGCGCGCCTGCCGTTGGGCGCTGCTGCTCGTGCTTGCGTGCGTGCTGGCCGCCTGTGGTGCGGATGCGCCGAAGATCGTCGTGCTTATCGGCGGGCCCGCCAGCGAAGGTCCTGGGCGGCACGCGTATCCCGAAGGCATCCGCCAGCTGCAGGCGATGCTGGAACAGGACGCGCCGGGCCGCGTCAGCGTGAAGGCTTATCCCGACGGTTGGCCGAGCGATCCGACCGCGCTCGCGCGGGCCGATGCGGTGGTTCTGTATTTCGATGGCCTGGACAAGCATCCGCTACGTGATCCTGCGCATCGCGCCGTCTTCGATGCCGCCATGCAGCGGGGTGCCGGCGTCGTCGCGCTGCACCAGGCCTCGACGGTGCCGGAGGGCGACGACTTCGGCTTGGCGCGCTGGCTGGGTGCGGTGCGCGTCGGCACGTTCGACCGCACCACGCAGTGGACGATGCTGGAGCCGGCCACGCATCCGATCACGGCGGGCATGATGCCGTTCGCCTACCGCGACGAGTTCTATCCCACTTTCCGCGGCACCGGCGCGCGAACGCCCTTGCTGCAGGCGGTGCTGCACCCGCAGTTCCGCGACGGCCAGCCGGTGCTGGACGACATCGCCGAACGCACCGACGTGGCCTGGGCCCACGAGCGCGCCGACGGCGGCCGCGGCGTCGTTTTCAGCGGTGCGCATTACCTCGAGACGCTCGCGCAGCCGGCGGTACGCCGCCTGCTGCTCAACGCCATCCTGTGGACGGCGCATGCCGAGGTGGTGGATGCGCCCGTAGCGTCGTCCACGCTCGCCGCGCCTGCCGCAACCGGCGAGCCGGGCCAGGTGCGCCGCGCCACCTTCCATGCCGATGCCGCGCGCACCGGCTGGCGTCGCGACGAATCGGTGCTGACACCGGCGGTGGTCGGCGCAAAGGATTTCGGCCTCGTGTGGGAGTCGCCGCCGCTCGATGCCGACAACGGCAGCGAGGCACGCCTCTATGCATCGCCGCTGTATGTCGACCGGCTGGCGATCACCGCCGGTCCGCAGACCGGCGAGCGCTTCGACGTGGTCATCGCGGCCAGCAACAACGGCCATGTCTACGCCATCAATGCCTCGCGCCAGGGCGACGTGGCACCGGGACGTATCTTGTGGAAGACGCGGCTCGGCGAACCCTGCCGCTTGCAACCCGCGCCGCTCGACGGCGTGCCCACCGGCATCCTCAGCACGCCCGTCGTCGACGTGGCGCAGGGCCGGCTGTACGTCACCCATTGCGATCCCGAGCATCGCTGGCGCGCGTACGCGCTCGACCTGGGCAGCGGCCGCGTGCTGCCGGGCTGGCCGGTGACGCTGGACGAGGCCACGTTCAACCGCCTCAATGCCAACGCAGGCCCGTCCCGCGTGCCGCCGAAGCGCAAGTTCGATTTCCGCGTGCAACGTGGCGCGTTGAACCTCAGTCCCGACGGCTCGCAGCTCTACGTCGTGTTCGGCGAATCCGAGACCGGCTGGATCGCCGCGGTCGATACGCGCTCGCCACGCGTCAGTGGCGCGTTCGCCGCCGTCGCCATGCCGCACCGAGGCAGTGGCGGCATCTGGGGCGCAGGCGGTCCCGCCGTCGATGCGAAAGGCAATGTCTACGTCGTCACCGGCAGCGGCTTCGGCGGCTACCAGGACGCGGACGGCGACTGGGCGCAATCGGTGCTGAAGCTGGCGTCGACGGCGCAGGGTGGCCTCGCGCTGCGCGGCACGTACACGCCGTTCAACTACTGCACCAGCGCCGAGCGGGATATCGATCTGGGCTCCGGTGGCGTTGCGCTGTTCCCCGCGGATGCCGCAGACGGTACACGCAAGCTGATGACGGTCGGCGGCAAGCAGGGCAATGTCTATCTGCTCGACCGCGAGCGCCTGCCCGGCAGGCTCGACCGGCGTCCGCCGTGCAGCACCGATGCGGCCAGCGACGGGTCGTTGCTCGCGCCGACACCGCAACGACCGTTCGGCACGCGTGGGCCCCTCAACGTGTTCGGACCGTATTCCGAGGATGATGCTGCGCTGGATCTTGCCCGCGCGCGCTCGGTGCCTGCCGTGTTCAGCGCCGCGGACGGCACCGCGTATGTCTTCGTCACCGGCAATACCAAGCAGGCCCCTGGTTCGTCGACCAGCATCGCGCCTTCGGTGGTGCGCCTGCGGGTGGACCGGTCCGCGCCCGACGCACCGTTCCTGCGCGTCGACAAGGTGCATCCTTCCCTGGTGCTCGGTAACCCCGGTTCGCCGGTGGTGACCAGTCGCGGCGCCGAGGATGCGCTGGTCTGGATCCTCGACGAGAACGCGCCGCGCTCCGCCTCGCTGCACGGCGCCGATGCGCCGCGGCCGGTGCTGTATGCGTTGGATGCGCGATCGCTCGACATCGTGTGGCAGAGCGCCCCGGGCGAGCTGTTCACCAGCGGCAAGTACAACGAACCGGCATTCGGCGGCGGCCAGGTCTTCGTCGGCACCGACCGCATCCAGGCGTTCGGTCGGGGCGGCAAGCGCATCACCGATCGCGTGCCCGTGGCCACCGCAACGCAGGAGGCAGCGGTCGATGCGCGCCTGGTCGGCGTGCCGGCCGCCACCTTGTACACGCAGCGCTGCGCCGCCTGCCACGATCATCCGCAAGGCAATATTCCCCCTCGCGCGGTGATCGCCGCGCGCCCCCACCCCCGCATCGTCGATGCGCTCAGCCGCGGCGTGATGCGTCCGCATGCGGCCGGCCTGAGTGCGCAGCAGATCGACGACCTGGCCAGGTATCTCAAGCAATGACCCCGCACCACATTCACCTGCAAGGCGTCCTCGGCGAGGCACTCGATGCCAACCTGCG
This genomic stretch from Pseudoxanthomonas sp. CF385 harbors:
- a CDS encoding ribokinase translates to MSRGHGGVLVAGSANLDFVVRAAHVPAPGETVLGRAFATFPGGKGGNQAVASARAGGAPTRMLLALGDDPYAAVLETALTDADVVLHIVRVPDTASGTAFICLSDDAENAITVAPGANAGLLPHHLPSLRGISHLLLQLETPLESVASYARLAREAGVRVVLNAAPATTLPPGLLDSVDVLVVNEGELATLAGEGSVAAQAARLPVPCVVVTLGARGCFARRGAEIFLQPAFPIEAVDTTAAGDTFCGALAARLAEHAGLADALRFASAASALACTRLGAQTSIPTRPEVEAWLAGRDDAGSRQAALATYCSLPGS
- a CDS encoding SUMF1/EgtB/PvdO family nonheme iron enzyme, with protein sequence MSLPSSSDSHDAAGHDDAPHVVKTEYKFSHVTTQRYLPTPGKAPGWPFADIGQWKIDANASADDWVAELKDWRREHLTRIGYDDANYRRPELQWAQRNFVHAQVMVEDRYLYDPVAGRYTVDRYLDDLDARFGGLDSVLLWCVYPNIGVDDRNQFDLARSLPGGLEALRGAVDDFHRRGVRVFLTTMPWDNGTRDEGGPDWQAIAEIVKAVGADGINGDTYNGVPRAFFDACDALGHPVVVQPESTISAEEHLIWNVQSWGKKAPNEVVPPVAKFKWLEPRHMINYENRWGRDRNHDLQYIFFNGVGYNAWENVWGLWNQLTPRDAESLRRIAAIYRRFPSLFVSLDWRPYERTLQAGIFASRFPGEWRMLWTLVNRHEYPIEGEQLAVPHVEGTRYFDLWNGTPLQPRIIDGQAILETTLEGRGFGALLASRGETDEEGLDAFLAQMAERAATSLSSLSAKWTALPQTLQAIAPTAPQATAPEGMVTIPAGEFLFAVQGIEIEGQVWEGVDVQYPWEPTARRHHRRRMQVAAFHIDRHPVTNAQFKAFIDATSYAPQDAQHFLRDWRNGAPQAGWEHKPVTWVSLEDARAYAAWACKRLPHGWEWQYAAQGTDGRLYPWGDAWRDDAAPPVFRGRTLPPPADVGAHPMGASPFGVMDLVGHVWQWTDEFHDEHTRAAVVRGGSDYEPRTSHWYFPQAKRLDQHGKLLLMAPGKDRSGRIGFRCVVDAA
- a CDS encoding ThuA domain-containing protein → MNLRGRASERSRACRWALLLVLACVLAACGADAPKIVVLIGGPASEGPGRHAYPEGIRQLQAMLEQDAPGRVSVKAYPDGWPSDPTALARADAVVLYFDGLDKHPLRDPAHRAVFDAAMQRGAGVVALHQASTVPEGDDFGLARWLGAVRVGTFDRTTQWTMLEPATHPITAGMMPFAYRDEFYPTFRGTGARTPLLQAVLHPQFRDGQPVLDDIAERTDVAWAHERADGGRGVVFSGAHYLETLAQPAVRRLLLNAILWTAHAEVVDAPVASSTLAAPAATGEPGQVRRATFHADAARTGWRRDESVLTPAVVGAKDFGLVWESPPLDADNGSEARLYASPLYVDRLAITAGPQTGERFDVVIAASNNGHVYAINASRQGDVAPGRILWKTRLGEPCRLQPAPLDGVPTGILSTPVVDVAQGRLYVTHCDPEHRWRAYALDLGSGRVLPGWPVTLDEATFNRLNANAGPSRVPPKRKFDFRVQRGALNLSPDGSQLYVVFGESETGWIAAVDTRSPRVSGAFAAVAMPHRGSGGIWGAGGPAVDAKGNVYVVTGSGFGGYQDADGDWAQSVLKLASTAQGGLALRGTYTPFNYCTSAERDIDLGSGGVALFPADAADGTRKLMTVGGKQGNVYLLDRERLPGRLDRRPPCSTDAASDGSLLAPTPQRPFGTRGPLNVFGPYSEDDAALDLARARSVPAVFSAADGTAYVFVTGNTKQAPGSSTSIAPSVVRLRVDRSAPDAPFLRVDKVHPSLVLGNPGSPVVTSRGAEDALVWILDENAPRSASLHGADAPRPVLYALDARSLDIVWQSAPGELFTSGKYNEPAFGGGQVFVGTDRIQAFGRGGKRITDRVPVATATQEAAVDARLVGVPAATLYTQRCAACHDHPQGNIPPRAVIAARPHPRIVDALSRGVMRPHAAGLSAQQIDDLARYLKQ